From Glycine soja cultivar W05 chromosome 4, ASM419377v2, whole genome shotgun sequence, the proteins below share one genomic window:
- the LOC114409665 gene encoding exocyst complex component EXO70E2-like — protein sequence MEEHKSVISTCEQDQHVVAAAQHILKALAASKTVSDDLRKTLLDIETQLSSISIVNERKGREIKHLERQLKCVEDKVMRWEANPSNESSEYLKVVGEIQVLIQNLESFSVNEKWKQKELVRRANEILQVAMSRLEKELVHILLQHKQHLEPEYLYFHFNRVDMVFDESFRSVEDEQIDEASRSSGASQSEASTVDLVNPAVLERLKSIASVMFASKYHQEFCQVFVTSRRDALAEYFVILEMEKLRIEDVLKLEWHCLNHEIRKWVRAMKIIVRVYLVSEKRLCKQVLGDFGSFYQCCFSEISQSFMLHLLNFGEAVAMGMHTPEKMFRLLDMYEVLEKLGVDVDVLFFEEVGSFVRGEFHKLLRSFGDTIKSTLLAFRNAIASNHSKTPFPQGGVHHVTKYVMNYIMALVEYGDTLNLLLVDDTSIDPAGNKDDTPCLSLCPVACQFRSITATLESNLSNKSKLYKDEALQHIFMMNNIHYMVQKVKCSDLSHFFGDCWLRQHIAMYQRDARCYERISWGSVLSMLKEGSVSNCVSQRTLEKRCKEFSTAFGEVYRIQTGWFILDPRLREDLQISVSQKLVLAYRTYIGRNSSSIAEKYVKYTEDDLQSYILDLFQGSPKSLHYPQHRK from the coding sequence ATGGAGgaacataaatctgttatctcCACCTGTGAACAAGATCAACATGTGGTTGCTGCCGCTCAGCACATTTTGAAGGCACTAGCAGCAAGTAAGACTGTATCTGATGACTTGAGAAAAACCCTTTTGGATATTGAGACACAATTGTCTTCAATTTCCATAGTCAATGagagaaaaggaagagaaatcaaGCATTTAGAGAGGCAGCTTAAGTGTGTTGAAGACAAGGTAATGAGGTGGGAGGCAAACCCTTCCAACGAGTCTTCTGAGTATTTGAAAGTTGTTGGTGAAATCCAAGTACTGATTCAGAATTTGGAAAGCTTTTCTGTGAATGAAAAGTGGAAGCAGAAGGAACTTGTTCGGAGAGCAAACGAAATTCTGCAGGTTGCTATGTCAAGGCTTGAGAAAGAGTTGGTCCACATTCTTCTCCAACATAAGCAACACTTAGAGCCTGAATACCTGTATTTCCATTTTAATAGGGTGGATATGGTGTTTGATGAATCGTTTCGTTCGGTTGAGGATGAACAAATCGACGAGGCCTCCCGGAGTAGCGGTGCTAGCCAATCCGAGGCCAGCACTGTTGATTTGGTGAATCCAGCAGTGCTTGAACGTCTCAAGAGCATTGCAAGTGTCATGTTTGCTTCAAAATACCATCAGGAATTCTGTCAGGTCTTTGTTACATCGAGGAGGGATGCCTTGGCCGAGTATTTTGTCATTCTTGAGATGGAAAAGTTAAGAATTGAGGATGTGCTAAAACTGGAGTGGCATTGCTTGAACCATGAGATAAGGAAATGGGTTCGAGCCATGAAGATCATTGTTCGGGTGTACCTTGTCAGCGAGAAACGATTATGTAAGCAGGTTCTTGGTGACTTTGGATCCTTTTATCAATGTTGCTTTTCTGAAATTTCTCAGAGTTTTATGCTGCACCTCTTGAATTTTGGTGAGGCCGTGGCAATGGGAATGCACACACCAGAAAAAATGTTTCGTTTACTTGACATGTATGAGGTTTTGGAGAAACTTGGTGTGGACGTAGATGTTTTGTTCTTTGAAGAAGTTGGTTCTTTTGTAAGAGGAGAGTTTCACAAGCTTCTAAGGAGCTTTGGTGACACTATTAAGTCTACACTTCTGGCATTCAGAAATGCTATTGCATCCAATCATTCAAAGACCCCTTTTCCTCAAGGGGGTGTTCATCATGTTACCAAGTATGTCATGAATTACATCATGGCTCTAGTTGAATATGGTGACACCCTTAATCTCCTTCTTGTTGATGACACCTCAATTGATCCTGCAGGCAACAAAGATGACACACCATGTCTCTCATTGTGTCCAGTGGCTTGCCAATTTCGGTCAATCACCGCAACTCTAGAATCCAACTTGAGCAACAAGTCCAAGTTATACAAAGACGAGGCTTTGCAACATATTTTCATGATGAACAACATTCATTACATGGTGCAAAAGGTCAAGTGCTCTGATCTAAGCCATTTCTTTGGGGACTGTTGGCTTCGCCAGCACATTGCGATGTATCAGCGCGACGCAAGGTGTTACGAGAGGATCTCTTGGGGCTCGGTGCTTTCCATGCTCAAGGAGGGTAGTGTGTCAAATTGTGTCTCACAGAGAACTTTggagaaaagatgcaaagagtTCAGCACTGCCTTTGGTGAAGTTTACAGGATCCAGACAGGGTGGTTCATCCTAGACCCTCGACTTCGCGAGGATCTACAAATTTCAGTGTCTCAAAAACTGGTTCTTGCATACAGAACATACATTGGTAGAAACTCATCTAGCATTGCTGAGAAGTATGTCAAGTACACTGAAGATGATCTTCAAAGTTACATTTTGGACCTTTTTCAAGGGTCACCAAAATCTTTGCACTATCCTCAGCACAGAAAGTGA